TATGTTTGTTTCCTTTTAACAAATGTTCTTTATTagtttttcctttcttttatcTGCAGCTAGTCAGATAGACCTAATtctcttgaataaattatcagGAAAAATGATCCTTTGAGTTATGAAGCTTCTTATCTGCATCGATTATTATGCTTTCTTGGCTGTCCAATGTTACTTAATATAATAAACACTTTTACGCTATCTGTTTCAGTAGGTGACATGCCCAGCAGCCGTGACGTGGAGCGTGCAGAACGTAATGGACGATTTAGATCATCGAGAAGGAGGGACAGTATTGGAAGTGATATAAATcgtcacaattttgaaaatatagaCAAGAGACACAGGCGACATGGAAAGAGTAAAAGTTcaggaaaaaagaagaagaaaagatctCGTGACAAATCAATAGACAGTGTTCCGACTGTAGCGTCATCTGTAATAAAGCCGCTGGTTGAGTACTCCGATGTGAGCAGCGAAGATCTTTCGGAACCTGAGGCTGGAGAAATACAGTCTGAAGATAGCAGAGGTAATAGTTTCACTGATGGGGATCTGCAGGAATCCCATCATCAAAGACGATACTACGGTGGCAGTCCGAGGCAAAATCTCGGCGCTTCCCCCATCAGCATATCCCCTTCACCTCCAGCCGGAGGTGGGCACGAAAACAGATATTTGTCACCCAACGACGAGCTCCAGCGAGTTAGATCACCGATGCCCGAGGAATATGAAGAAGAGACGCGTCACTACCCtagaaagaaggagaagaaacacaaacgagaaaaaaagaagaagagaagcgTTAGCCCATCCTCCAGCTCtagtaaaaagaagaagaagaggtcCAAGCGACAGTCGCACAGTCCTAGTCCCCAAATGCCTCAAGAAATAACCATTACCCCTGACCATGATAAACAGATGCATCGGTGGCAAGATTGTCCGCCATTACCTCTGAAGGATAGTACATCTCCTATATCGCCAGCTACACCTCAAGGGCAGAGATCTCTCAGTGACATGGAATTGGAATCTCCGCCTGGAGAGGCCAGAGATCTAACTTCACCCTCTTCCGTAGGGCTTATAAGGCATACGGAGTCCCCTCACACACCTCTACTACCTCCGAGAAACATAACGCCGGAAGGAAATAGGAGCAGTCATATATCACAGAAGCATAGCCCAGACAGACGAAAACATAGTCCAAGTATGCATGCTCGACGTGGCAGTATTAGCCCCAATTCCGGACACGGGGGAGGACGCAGACAAGGCCATCCTCACAGCCCTAGCCCAGCGTCAAGGAGAAGGGACCACAGTCCGCCTAGGAGAAGAGACTTTAGTCCCAGTCCTGTGAGCCACAGAATGAGGCATAGTCCTAGTCCCACTCAAATTCGGCGAAGGGAATTCAGCCCCAGTCCTGTGTCTCACAGACGGAGGGGAGAGCCGCTACCTAGTCCTACACCAAGTaagcgaagaagaagagacgACTCAGACAGAAGGCACAGACATCACGATCAAGACAGGCGAGATAAGAGAAAGTCGCGTGGAACTAGGAGTCCTGTGGGTAGCAGCAGGTTTGTTTTCACGTTTTGGTTCAAATGGCAATGTAATAGTCTCCAGGAGTGTCCAGCAACTGAACTCGAAATTCTCAGGATCCAGCTGCTTGATGCTCTGAAATTGCTATGATATTGTATTTTTGTTAATCATCGGTTTCCACTTCATTTTGCAGATTGCAGAATCCAGTTTCTCGTTCGCGATCGCGAAGTCCTGGGAGATGGAGGAAAATGCCGTCGCGATCCAGATCCAGATCCAGGAGAAGAAGTCGCTCGCCCAAAAAATCCCGCTCTCCAAGTAAGATGCATAAACCAGCTAGGAAACACAAATCCAAGAGCCCAAGACCATCCAGGATACCATCTCCACCTCCGCATAGAACCAGAACTCGTAGTCCGACAAGTATAGCTGCCAGAAATCTCAGAGGTCGGGCAAAGATTAGCGAGACGAGTCTCTTTGCTGAACTTGTTAAGGACAGAAATATGAGGGAACTCGCCTTAAAGAAACTTCAAGAAGCCAAAGAGAAGGCAATCAGTCAAGACGAAGTGCAAATCATAGAAGGATCAGATGACAAAGAAGCGAGTAACACTTCGTCAGAGCATAAAATATCCAACGAAATAAAGGAATTATCTTCCGACAGCAGGGCACATGCTAATCTTGTCTCAGTCACCGAAGACGGTGCTGATATTGACATTGTAGACATACCTTTTCCTAATATTGTGACATCTTCCCTTGGAATGACCGAAGATAGCAATTCAATGGCAAGCAAAACCCCACCTATACCTGCGTCACTGGCTACAACTCCGTCGACACCGGTAGCAAATCTTACCCCAATACCACCGTCAACTGTATATAATTCTCCCGTACCAAACACTACAAACAATTTTCCAATGGCTGCTGCTGGCAATGGTGGCACAATTTTTCCCTCCCCAGTCCCTAACTTGGCAAACATTTCACAATCTGATCCTAACGGAATCGCAGGTCCATCGCAAGTACCTGTTTTGTTACCTGGTTCCGTTCCAGGACAAGTTCTACTTCCCAATCTTTCTATTCCTCCTCCTCCAATTCCAGTTCCTGCTCCTAACACTGCCATTTCTAAATTCAACACACCCAATAATTTAGTTCCTCTCAAATCTATCGATCCACCGAAACCTCCCATAGTTGCATTTAAAACTACGAAATTGTCAAAGTTACCGCTGCCACCAGGAATCAATCAGAATGATTTAGAGAGCATAGACTCTCCGCCAAGCCGCTCACCCAGTCCACCTACCAAGGGGCAGAATAAATTCTTATCAACCACACCGAAACCTCCCACAAAAAAGAGCATCAAAGATCTACCAATGCCACCTGGTAAGCATATTTCGAGATGGGAATTTCTTGTtcgattttattaattatccAAGCAGTAAAGTTCAATGCTTGTATTGTGTAACATATATTTGACTTGGTTCCCACATTTGTAATAAGAATTGACTCTGTGTACTTAGTACATAATTTAGATGTACTTCGTAGTTGTTCCTGGATCAGAAGACTTGAGTGGAGAGGAAGATCCGAATGCTACGCCACCGCGAGGAAAACTTGATCGGATAACCCCCAAGCCAAAACTGAAGAGGCCGAAAATATTGAAGAGACGAGGCTCTCGCAATTGTCATATGCCAATGTCAGCTTCTGGTGGCAAAGATTGGGGTGAACGATGCGTCGATGTGTTCGAAGTTATAGCACAGATTGGCGAAGGTACTTATGGGCAGGTCTATAAAGCTCAAGACAAAAGAGCTGCTGTTCTTGTTGCCCTAAAGAAAGTACGTTtggaaaatgagaaagaagGATTTCCGATAACGGCAGTTCGGGAAATTAAAATCCTGCGACAATTAAAccataaaaatattgtcaacCTGAGAGAAATCGTTACTGACAAGCAAGATGCTCTAGATTTCCGAAAGGTAGGTAACAAAAACTAAATGAAAAGTATACTAATTATTAGATCACTTCTCAGTCCAATTCAATTCAACAGTCACTGCTCGTTGGATGGTATATTTGTTTAATTCTGGATTGAATACCTTTACAGGACAAGGGTTCATTTTATCTCGTTTTCGAGTACATGGACCATGACCTAATGGGATTACTGGAATCCGGAATGGTAGACTTTAACGAAATGAACAATGCCAGTATCATGAAGCAGTTACTGGATGGTTTGAACTACTGCCACagcaaaaatttcttacatCGAGACATCAAGTGTTCAAATATATTGATGAATAACAAGTATGTAAAAAGTAAAGTGGAAATACGTCTGTTTGCCGTTCCATTTTAACACACACTTCTGTTCACCCGTTATTTTCAGAGGTGAAGTAAAACTGGCTGACTTCGGTCTTGCTAGACTGTACAATGCGGAAGACAGGCAGAGACCTTACACCAATAAGGTCATTACTTTGTGGTATCGACCACCTGAATTACTACTTGGAGAAGAACGTTACGGACCAGCCATTGATGTATGGAGCTGCGGTTGCATACTTGGTGAATTGTTTTCCAAGAAGCCTCTTTTCCAGGTATTATACTCTACATAGAGTGCCTCGCTTTAGATGTTTTAATttgcatgtataatatgtgaTGAATGACTAGTTGACTGATTTCCAAATTTATGTGCAAACATTACCTCATAACAGTGAACttatattcaaacaattgaagaatttttttaagaacgTAAGTATGCACAACTTTTTGATATATTGGGACAATCGTTGCACAGCAGAACTATGGGGCAATTTTATATCGACTGTTTGAATATCCCATCAGTCAAGCAAGTAATTGTTCGAAAACAGGCGAATGTGGAGATGATGCAGCTGGAAATGATCTCGCGAGTTTGCGGTACACCGACACCAGCCGTTTGGCCATCTGTGATAAAATTGCCTTTATGGCATATGCTAAAGCCCAAAAAGTCGCACAGACGACGCCTGAGAGAGGACTTCTCCTTCATGCCTGCATCGGCTCTGGATCTTCTAGATAAAATGCTGGAACTAGATCCGGACAAACGGATCACAGCTGCTGATGCTCTGAAAAGTGCTTGGCTGAAAAATATCCAACCAGAACAGTATGTTTTGCATTTACGTACagaatgttttatttatttatttgttaattcgatattttttttttctttaaaacacATTCACGACTAATTAAATGTAAGAAATTGAAACTCGAAGAAGTTTCAAGAAATCAAAAAGTTACGCATATTAagaaatgtgtttttttttagatcAAACTTACTTTTCGCGCATACATTATATCTGCACTGTTGATAATATTGTTGTTTCGCGATATCAATGTTCAGTCATCATCCATCATTGCtacatcaatttttacaatgtATCAGGATGCCAGCACCCCAACTCCCGACATGGCAAGACTGTCACGAGCTTTGGAGTAAGAAACGCAGACGTCAGTTACGAGAACAGCAGGAAGTTTCCGGAGGGAAGATCCCGCTCCTCCCTCTCCCTAACAAAGGTGGCCCCCACAAGGCTGTTGAGGACTTGTCGGATGTCGGGGGGTGAGTAGTAGTAGCCAGACGTGCGCGATCCACAATATATCCTGAGGATTTCAAAACCTGATAGTCTACGTGCGTAGGTAGTCAAGTGTCATACCAGGGTAGTGTGCTTggcatttattattatctccgttttttcctattttcacaattttttaattggtTATTCATTAGggaacaaatttcaaatttgacgaaTGAGGTggaaatatcaataaataaataaagaaaaagcgAGAAGACCAAAACTTCTAACTAATAATTCGTAAAACGCATTGCTATTTGCATGCAATTGACCGACCTATTGTTAGAAAGATAAAGAcgaataaattgtaaatttttttataaaaggaaaaagattatttttttttttttaccaatgttCTTGTTCGTCACTTTATTAATAACCAAAGGACTGTAATTATATGATAGTGCCTTCTTGATTACAATCACGCTGAAGTGAAATGAAACAATACCTTATTCTCACCCACATAAAAATTCGCATAGTTATTAACAGCATTTTCGTGGTTAATTTGAAACTGTAACAGTTGACCATTATAACAAGATGTAACTGCGCATCCTGCAAATTGAACTGTGATGTACGAATCTTAATTATCAGATTAAAAATATAGCTTGATCACTTCTTTTTGTAGGCATGCGCGTAGAACAGCAATTTGCGTACTTCGTTAATggtgatcaaaaaattttactgaacTGCATGAACAATGTGAAATTTAGTAACGATAATAAATGAACGGATGAACTATGAAATGCTTATAGAAGGTAGTTGTGAATATCACTGACTTGATAGATACACGAAAAATAGCAAATTATAAACCTATAATCTTGTGACACGATCAGATGGAGATACGCAAAAAATTTAGTTGTAAATATATGATAAATTGCTGTATagtaaattgatttattctgATACATACTGATGAACTTCACGTAAAaagaagatttaaaaaaaaaaaatccttttcAAATCCACATATTATTAGGATGtaacaaataatataaaataaatgataatgtGGTAATTTAGACTTGGAGACAGACGGTAGTTCGTAAGATATTCCTGTAGTGTATATACAACAAATGGGTCACAACTATCGCAAGCAGAAGTTAATGGTGCTGGACTTGTGAAAGAAAATGGAGAGTCAAGAAGTGGCCATGAATTCTGTCCAAGGATAGCAACCTCCCAAGGATGActaattttattgttagtgcACAGCATATTCAAGGGATAACTTTCCATTAAATAggtgtatttttattgaaaattcttgacatttttttttttttttttctttttatttattttatttcttctatttttccaTGGGTAAGCTGTGTGCCACTTTATTACATTGTACTATTGGGGAAATGTCATATGAACATATTCCTTGTGTGAATGGTAAAAACAAATGTAGCTTTTTTTCtacgtatatatacctatatatactTTCGTTGGAATTCAAACagcattttattattttttccattcatacaaaagatgaaatgaaatataccTAGTTCAATTTCTTACAAATTGTATCTTACtaatgattataaaataatgaaaaaccaCTGTAACATACTTGTTGGGTGCCAATGGGCGTCTGTCTTAACAGATTTGTCGATAATTGATCAATTTATAATGTTATTAAAACATTTTATCATTTAAATTGTTCTAGCCTGTActagtattatattattttactaaaacagttttttttcttttttgtgtttttttttttttttaaggataAGTATCTTATTGAAACAAAGAACAGGAATTTTTCAGTCAAAAGCATTCAAAAgacatttcaataaatcacttggcgatgaaaattcaatatctaCCAATACCACAAACCATCATATACCTCCGattgaaatgcaaaaacaagGACTAAGTATACGTCACACCTTCTGCCATGTCCGCATCAAAATTTCTACTGATGATATCTAAACTAATTGACACTCtaattataaatatgcatTGTTCTGTGTTCATGATCTATCCAtactttaaaattataattctcCTACAATGCCCCTTTTGCGATCTTACctttttattaaatacttTCACTAACTATGAAAAGATacacttgaaagaaaaaagaaa
The Neodiprion fabricii isolate iyNeoFabr1 chromosome 5, iyNeoFabr1.1, whole genome shotgun sequence genome window above contains:
- the LOC124183865 gene encoding cyclin-dependent kinase 12 isoform X1, with translation MPSSRDVERAERNGRFRSSRRRDSIGSDINRHNFENIDKRHRRHGKSKSSGKKKKKRSRDKSIDSVPTVASSVIKPLVEYSDVSSEDLSEPEAGEIQSEDSRGNSFTDGDLQESHHQRRYYGGSPRQNLGASPISISPSPPAGGGHENRYLSPNDELQRVRSPMPEEYEEETRHYPRKKEKKHKREKKKKRSVSPSSSSSKKKKKRSKRQSHSPSPQMPQEITITPDHDKQMHRWQDCPPLPLKDSTSPISPATPQGQRSLSDMELESPPGEARDLTSPSSVGLIRHTESPHTPLLPPRNITPEGNRSSHISQKHSPDRRKHSPSMHARRGSISPNSGHGGGRRQGHPHSPSPASRRRDHSPPRRRDFSPSPVSHRMRHSPSPTQIRRREFSPSPVSHRRRGEPLPSPTPSKRRRRDDSDRRHRHHDQDRRDKRKSRGTRSPVGSSRLQNPVSRSRSRSPGRWRKMPSRSRSRSRRRSRSPKKSRSPSKMHKPARKHKSKSPRPSRIPSPPPHRTRTRSPTSIAARNLRGRAKISETSLFAELVKDRNMRELALKKLQEAKEKAISQDEVQIIEGSDDKEASNTSSEHKISNEIKELSSDSRAHANLVSVTEDGADIDIVDIPFPNIVTSSLGMTEDSNSMASKTPPIPASLATTPSTPVANLTPIPPSTVYNSPVPNTTNNFPMAAAGNGGTIFPSPVPNLANISQSDPNGIAGPSQVPVLLPGSVPGQVLLPNLSIPPPPIPVPAPNTAISKFNTPNNLVPLKSIDPPKPPIVAFKTTKLSKLPLPPGINQNDLESIDSPPSRSPSPPTKGQNKFLSTTPKPPTKKSIKDLPMPPVVPGSEDLSGEEDPNATPPRGKLDRITPKPKLKRPKILKRRGSRNCHMPMSASGGKDWGERCVDVFEVIAQIGEGTYGQVYKAQDKRAAVLVALKKVRLENEKEGFPITAVREIKILRQLNHKNIVNLREIVTDKQDALDFRKDKGSFYLVFEYMDHDLMGLLESGMVDFNEMNNASIMKQLLDGLNYCHSKNFLHRDIKCSNILMNNKGEVKLADFGLARLYNAEDRQRPYTNKVITLWYRPPELLLGEERYGPAIDVWSCGCILGELFSKKPLFQANVEMMQLEMISRVCGTPTPAVWPSVIKLPLWHMLKPKKSHRRRLREDFSFMPASALDLLDKMLELDPDKRITAADALKSAWLKNIQPEQMPAPQLPTWQDCHELWSKKRRRQLREQQEVSGGKIPLLPLPNKGGPHKAVEDLSDVGGSSKRLKMEAGYNSHGNRIGAEPPFGGESLFNRSAPFLVSPSSYYYSSPLPVKSRGNQKQGDTSSHYLDQNTEDSLARKLNCLASALAHGRPIRVDDLMSLRSDNDGDQKAAQLVGDLHSELRLAASTRATGRLESHLPVFNPLPTETSVGQKSGFDAHAVYAGDDAVSTVRWSQLATAGVRSALSALMSRYGLETYNPSPATTRPPGKAIMGPLQTLNHPSTSAQTTYGSQ
- the LOC124183865 gene encoding cyclin-dependent kinase 12 isoform X2, with the translated sequence MPSSRDVERAERNGRFRSSRRRDSIGSDINRHNFENIDKRHRRHGKSKSSGKKKKKRSRDKSIDSVPTVASSVIKPLVEYSDVSSEDLSEPEAGEIQSEDSRGNSFTDGDLQESHHQRRYYGGSPRQNLGASPISISPSPPAGGGHENRYLSPNDELQRVRSPMPEEYEEETRHYPRKKEKKHKREKKKKRSVSPSSSSSKKKKKRSKRQSHSPSPQMPQEITITPDHDKQMHRWQDCPPLPLKDSTSPISPATPQGQRSLSDMELESPPGEARDLTSPSSVGLIRHTESPHTPLLPPRNITPEGNRSSHISQKHSPDRRKHSPSMHARRGSISPNSGHGGGRRQGHPHSPSPASRRRDHSPPRRRDFSPSPVSHRMRHSPSPTQIRRREFSPSPVSHRRRGEPLPSPTPSKRRRRDDSDRRHRHHDQDRRDKRKSRGTRSPVGSSRLQNPVSRSRSRSPGRWRKMPSRSRSRSRRRSRSPKKSRSPSKMHKPARKHKSKSPRPSRIPSPPPHRTRTRSPTSIAARNLRGRAKISETSLFAELVKDRNMRELALKKLQEAKEKAISQDEVQIIEGSDDKEASNTSSEHKISNEIKELSSDSRAHANLVSVTEDGADIDIVDIPFPNIVTSSLGMTEDSNSMASKTPPIPASLATTPSTPVANLTPIPPSTVYNSPVPNTTNNFPMAAAGNGGTIFPSPVPNLANISQSDPNGIAGPSQVPVLLPGSVPGQVLLPNLSIPPPPIPVPAPNTAISKFNTPNNLVPLKSIDPPKPPIVAFKTTKLSKLPLPPGINQNDLESIDSPPSRSPSPPTKGQNKFLSTTPKPPTKKSIKDLPMPPVVPGSEDLSGEEDPNATPPRGKLDRITPKPKLKRPKILKRRGSRNCHMPMSASGGKDWGERCVDVFEVIAQIGEGTYGQVYKAQDKRAAVLVALKKVRLENEKEGFPITAVREIKILRQLNHKNIVNLREIVTDKQDALDFRKDKGSFYLVFEYMDHDLMGLLESGMVDFNEMNNASIMKQLLDGLNYCHSKNFLHRDIKCSNILMNNKGEVKLADFGLARLYNAEDRQRPYTNKVITLWYRPPELLLGEERYGPAIDVWSCGCILGELFSKKPLFQANVEMMQLEMISRVCGTPTPAVWPSVIKLPLWHMLKPKKSHRRRLREDFSFMPASALDLLDKMLELDPDKRITAADALKSAWLKNIQPEQMPAPQLPTWQDCHELWSKKRRRQLREQQEVSGGKIPLLPLPNKGGPHKAVEDLSDVGGSSKRLKMEAGYNSHGNRIGAEPPFGGESLFNRSAPFLVSPSSYYYSSPLPVKSRGNQKQGDTSSHYLDQNTEDSLARKLNCLASALAHGRPIRVDDLMSLRSDNDGDQKAAQLVGDLHSELRLAASTRATGRLESHLPVFNPLPTETSVGQKSGFDAHAVYAGDDAVSTVRWSQLATAGVRSALSALMSRYGLETYNPSPATTRPPD